One Stenotrophomonas maltophilia DNA window includes the following coding sequences:
- a CDS encoding TonB-dependent receptor, which produces MLNHKRSALSIALAVVLAPTLASAQSTQSTTTPAATAATNLDTVQVTGIRRGIENAIAIKQDATSVVEAISAEDIGKLPDVSIAESISRLPGLAAQRVAGRAQVISVRGLSPDFATTLLNGREVVSTGDNRGVEFDQYPSELVNGVTVYKTPDAALVGQGLSGTIDMQTARPLSFGERVIAVSGRYQKSSLGRAANIDPYGNRFSASYIDQFFDNTLGIAIGYAHSDMPIQENQVGLYEPWTTEHTDKGERRGIAPGTYFTDGIKALRRTGNNKRDGVMATIQFRPSNSWTSTFDAFHTEAEQIDTANQFELSLSGNGEDGNDPNAILPVFSNVGRNADGSFTGGTISNAYPLVRGMYNKRKDKIDAFGWNNEFNVGGVRLVADLNYSKATRREINLENNLQLVPRPQFDTIGLVVNNSSFSQITPGRDYSNPDSLFLTNTIYGSGYGKVPEVEDRLKGAKLAATLPVPEAMSSWFSDVDVGVNYADRRKQKAQAEGNILLGAQGESTIAPDLQYRPVNLGFAGIGYIPSWNVPAAVGRYMTFNPVDNLDYLIPKSWTVEEKITTAWARLNINTDIGVVGVRGNIGVQMQHTDQSSDSRYWDSSQPAGSNIQPFSAGKTYKDWLPSLNLVFMFPHQQTLRFAAAKQVARPRVDQMRAGLEFGVDTNNGRPGGSGGNPLLDPWRATALDLSYEKYFGEKAYVAAAIFYKDLKSYVYTQSVDNYDFSGLLGNYVPPPGMTAPVLTTGTFSTPQNGKGGTLKGLELTGSFPLEMLTDSLRGFGVQASATFNKSDITILDPESASSVGTDPISLPGLSKRVYNFTAYYERSGFEARVSQRRRSDFIGEIGNFNGNRTLRYVVGENVTDAQVSYTFSDSSSLRGLTLLLQGSNLTNEPYRTYAGSKDRPLEYIEWGRTYMLGVNYKF; this is translated from the coding sequence ATGTTGAACCACAAGCGCAGCGCGCTGAGCATCGCGCTGGCCGTTGTCCTGGCGCCGACGCTGGCGTCGGCACAGTCCACGCAGAGCACCACCACGCCGGCCGCCACCGCCGCCACCAACCTGGATACGGTGCAGGTCACCGGCATCCGCCGCGGCATCGAGAACGCAATCGCGATCAAGCAGGACGCTACCTCGGTGGTCGAGGCGATCTCCGCCGAAGACATCGGCAAACTGCCCGACGTCAGCATCGCCGAATCCATCTCGCGCCTGCCCGGCCTGGCTGCCCAGCGCGTGGCCGGCCGTGCGCAGGTGATCAGCGTGCGTGGCCTGTCGCCCGACTTCGCCACCACCCTGCTCAATGGCCGTGAAGTGGTCAGCACCGGCGACAACCGCGGCGTCGAGTTCGACCAGTACCCGTCCGAGCTGGTCAATGGCGTAACCGTCTACAAGACCCCGGATGCCGCACTGGTCGGCCAGGGCCTGTCGGGCACCATCGACATGCAGACCGCACGCCCGCTCAGCTTCGGCGAGCGCGTGATCGCGGTCAGCGGCCGCTACCAGAAGAGCTCCCTGGGCCGCGCCGCCAACATCGACCCGTATGGCAACCGTTTCAGCGCCAGCTACATCGACCAGTTCTTCGACAACACCCTGGGCATCGCCATCGGTTATGCGCACAGCGACATGCCGATCCAGGAGAACCAGGTCGGCCTGTACGAGCCCTGGACCACCGAGCACACCGACAAGGGCGAGCGTCGCGGAATCGCGCCGGGCACCTACTTCACCGATGGCATCAAGGCGCTGCGCCGTACCGGCAACAACAAGCGCGACGGTGTGATGGCAACCATCCAGTTCCGGCCCAGCAACAGCTGGACCAGCACCTTCGATGCGTTCCACACCGAAGCCGAACAGATCGACACTGCCAACCAGTTCGAGCTGAGCCTCAGCGGCAACGGCGAAGACGGCAACGATCCCAACGCGATCCTGCCGGTGTTCAGCAATGTCGGCCGCAATGCTGATGGCAGCTTCACCGGCGGCACGATCAGCAATGCGTACCCGCTGGTGCGCGGCATGTACAACAAGCGCAAGGACAAGATCGATGCGTTCGGCTGGAACAACGAGTTCAACGTCGGTGGCGTGAGGCTGGTCGCCGACCTGAACTACTCCAAGGCGACCCGCCGCGAGATCAACCTGGAAAACAACCTGCAGCTGGTGCCGCGCCCGCAGTTCGACACGATCGGCCTGGTGGTGAACAACAGCAGCTTCTCGCAGATCACGCCGGGTCGTGACTACTCCAATCCGGACAGCCTGTTCCTGACCAACACGATCTATGGTTCCGGCTACGGCAAGGTGCCGGAGGTGGAAGATCGCTTGAAGGGCGCCAAGCTGGCGGCGACGCTGCCGGTTCCCGAGGCCATGTCCAGCTGGTTCTCGGATGTGGACGTGGGCGTGAACTATGCCGACCGTCGCAAGCAGAAGGCCCAGGCCGAAGGCAACATCCTGCTCGGCGCCCAAGGCGAATCCACCATCGCACCGGACCTGCAGTACCGCCCGGTCAACCTCGGTTTCGCCGGCATCGGCTACATCCCATCGTGGAATGTACCGGCAGCCGTCGGTCGTTACATGACCTTCAACCCGGTCGATAACCTGGACTATCTGATTCCCAAGTCGTGGACGGTCGAGGAGAAGATCACCACGGCGTGGGCACGCCTGAACATCAACACCGACATCGGCGTGGTCGGCGTGCGCGGCAACATCGGCGTGCAGATGCAGCACACCGACCAGAGCTCGGACTCGCGCTACTGGGACAGCTCGCAGCCGGCGGGCAGCAACATCCAGCCCTTCTCTGCCGGCAAGACCTACAAGGACTGGCTGCCGAGCTTGAACCTGGTGTTCATGTTCCCGCACCAGCAGACGCTGCGCTTTGCCGCCGCCAAGCAGGTGGCACGCCCGCGCGTAGACCAGATGCGTGCCGGCCTGGAATTCGGCGTGGATACCAACAATGGCCGCCCCGGTGGCAGCGGTGGCAATCCGCTGCTGGATCCGTGGCGCGCCACCGCGCTGGACCTGTCCTATGAGAAATACTTCGGCGAGAAGGCCTACGTGGCTGCGGCGATCTTCTACAAGGACCTGAAGAGCTACGTCTACACGCAATCGGTGGACAACTACGACTTCAGCGGCCTGCTCGGCAACTACGTGCCACCGCCGGGCATGACCGCACCGGTGCTGACCACCGGCACCTTCTCCACGCCGCAGAACGGCAAGGGCGGCACGTTGAAGGGGCTGGAGCTGACCGGGTCGTTCCCGCTGGAGATGCTGACCGACAGCCTGCGCGGCTTCGGCGTGCAGGCCAGCGCGACCTTCAACAAGAGCGACATCACCATCCTGGATCCGGAGAGTGCCTCCAGTGTGGGCACCGACCCGATCAGCCTGCCGGGACTGTCCAAGCGCGTGTACAACTTCACCGCCTACTACGAACGCAGCGGCTTTGAAGCACGTGTGAGCCAGCGCCGCCGTTCGGACTTCATCGGTGAGATCGGCAACTTCAACGGCAATCGCACCCTGCGTTACGTGGTGGGCGAGAACGTGACCGATGCACAGGTCAGCTACACCTTCAGCGACAGCAGCAGCCTGCGCGGGCTGACCCTGCTGCTGCAGGGCAGCAACCTGACCAACGAGCCGTACCGCACCTACGCCGGCAGCAAGGACCGCCCGCTGGAATACATCGAGTGGGGCCGCACCTACATGCTGGGCGTGAACTACAAGTTCTGA
- a CDS encoding glycoside hydrolase family 97 protein yields MPMSPTAVHAVFAHMLGLALLGLAALAHAAPQIASVESPGKVLKVSLVLDGGTARYRVERFGEVVVEDSKLGFALRDGRLDRDFALLGQQQRSVDDRWEQPWGERRLTRNHYNELTVQLAETTGSKRRLDVVFRVYDDGLGFRYVFPEQPNLHEAIIDDELTEFAIAQDSTAWWIPAGEPIHYEYLYQRTPLREVPLVHTPMTLRSRDGLHVAIHEAALVDYAGMWLRRTEGQRLRAQLSPSAEGWKVRRALPFATPWRTLQIADRAGGLVESDLILNLNEPNALGDVSWVKPAKYLGVWWSMHLDNESWATGPKHAATTAKTRKVIDFAAAHGFRGVLVEGWNPGWDGMWVGNGYDFDFTRATPDFDIEALSAYGLKKGVHLIGHHETGCAIEHYEDQLGAALDLYARLGVDQFKTGYVCDDGQVDRRNPAGGPLWREWHDGQFMARHHLKVVQEAARRHLSVNPHEPIKDTGLRRTYPNWISREGARGMEYNAWGQPPNPPEHEVNLVFTRMLAGPMDYTPGILSLKGRHGQAIPSTLARQLALYVVLYSPIQMAADLPEHYLQHREAFRFIEDVAVDWEQSRVLDGEVGDYVTIVRRDRNSRDWFLGSITDEHGRVLPVSLGFLEPGVRYRAEIYRDGEGADFRSNPFAFKRETREVTSADVLTLVLAPGGGQAIRFTPL; encoded by the coding sequence ATGCCGATGTCACCCACTGCTGTACACGCGGTGTTCGCGCACATGCTTGGACTGGCCCTGCTGGGCCTGGCCGCGCTGGCACACGCCGCGCCACAGATCGCCAGCGTCGAATCACCGGGAAAGGTGCTCAAGGTCAGTCTGGTGTTGGACGGTGGCACCGCGCGCTATCGCGTAGAGCGCTTCGGCGAGGTCGTGGTGGAGGATTCGAAGCTGGGCTTCGCCCTGCGCGACGGCCGTCTGGACCGCGATTTCGCCCTGCTCGGGCAGCAGCAACGCAGCGTCGATGACCGCTGGGAACAGCCTTGGGGCGAACGCCGGCTCACCCGTAACCACTACAACGAGCTGACCGTGCAGCTGGCCGAGACCACCGGCAGCAAGCGCCGGCTGGATGTGGTGTTCCGCGTCTACGACGACGGCCTGGGCTTCCGCTATGTGTTCCCCGAACAGCCGAATCTGCACGAGGCGATCATCGATGATGAACTGACCGAGTTCGCCATCGCGCAGGATTCCACCGCGTGGTGGATCCCTGCCGGCGAACCGATCCACTACGAATACCTGTACCAGCGCACGCCGCTGCGTGAAGTGCCGCTAGTGCACACGCCGATGACCCTGCGCAGCCGCGATGGCCTGCATGTGGCGATCCACGAGGCGGCGCTGGTGGACTATGCCGGCATGTGGCTGCGGCGAACCGAGGGCCAGCGCCTGCGCGCGCAGCTGTCGCCCTCGGCCGAAGGCTGGAAGGTGCGCCGTGCCCTGCCCTTCGCCACGCCGTGGCGCACGCTGCAGATTGCCGACCGTGCAGGTGGCCTGGTCGAATCAGACCTCATCCTCAACCTCAACGAGCCCAATGCACTGGGCGATGTGAGCTGGGTGAAACCAGCCAAGTACCTGGGCGTGTGGTGGTCGATGCACCTGGACAACGAGAGCTGGGCGACCGGGCCGAAGCATGCGGCGACCACCGCCAAGACGAGGAAGGTGATCGACTTCGCCGCCGCACACGGCTTCCGTGGCGTGCTGGTAGAAGGCTGGAATCCGGGCTGGGACGGCATGTGGGTGGGCAATGGCTACGACTTCGATTTCACCCGCGCCACGCCGGACTTCGATATCGAAGCGCTGTCAGCGTATGGCCTGAAGAAGGGCGTGCATCTGATCGGCCACCACGAGACCGGCTGTGCCATCGAGCATTACGAGGACCAGCTGGGTGCCGCACTGGACCTGTATGCGCGGCTGGGCGTGGACCAGTTCAAGACCGGCTACGTCTGCGACGACGGCCAGGTCGACCGCCGCAATCCGGCCGGTGGCCCGCTGTGGCGCGAGTGGCACGACGGCCAGTTCATGGCCCGCCACCACCTGAAGGTGGTGCAGGAGGCCGCGCGCCGGCACCTGTCGGTGAACCCGCATGAGCCGATCAAGGACACCGGCCTGCGCCGCACCTACCCCAACTGGATCTCGCGCGAAGGCGCACGCGGCATGGAGTACAACGCCTGGGGCCAGCCGCCGAACCCGCCGGAACATGAGGTCAACCTGGTGTTCACCCGCATGCTGGCCGGGCCGATGGATTACACCCCCGGCATCCTCAGCCTGAAGGGCCGCCACGGCCAGGCCATTCCCAGCACGCTGGCACGCCAGCTGGCGCTGTACGTGGTGCTGTACAGCCCGATCCAGATGGCCGCCGACCTGCCCGAGCACTACCTGCAGCATCGCGAGGCGTTCCGCTTCATCGAGGACGTGGCGGTGGACTGGGAACAGAGCCGCGTGCTCGATGGCGAAGTGGGCGACTACGTGACGATCGTGCGCCGCGACCGCAACAGCCGTGACTGGTTCCTCGGCAGCATCACCGACGAGCATGGCCGCGTGCTGCCGGTATCACTGGGCTTCCTGGAGCCGGGCGTGCGCTACCGCGCCGAGATCTACCGCGATGGCGAGGGCGCGGATTTCCGCAGCAACCCGTTCGCGTTCAAGCGCGAGACGCGCGAGGTGACCAGCGCCGACGTGCTGACGCTGGTGCTGGCCCCGGGCGGTGGGCAGGCCATTCGTTTCACACCGCTTTGA
- a CDS encoding Six-hairpin glycosidase-like protein, whose amino-acid sequence MLKIICLTAALGAALGSTAQAADLQFDGRHARAEAAAKGSFVLHAPKGEVRIAPMPMRSQTGSVLFDALFALAQQEMDQDRVDAIRDPAFDEGRPVPCECFQTGARWPYVWTRDVSFAADLALARLDPRRTRQSLQFKLSVARDGHTPGLFVAQDTGSGGSWPISSDRVVWFLAARHLLEDRAFADQVWQALQGTLAQDRAMVFDAQVGLYRGETSFLDWREQTYPDWTREDVRFIGDSYALSTNVLHYQALRLAERLAGQHGDARAADYKAWADALAQQIDARFWREDIGQYMSYIGEAAHPVPYAKVDLLGLSLGILAGVLPPERARRALAAYPMGPAGSPVVWPQEAQQPIYHNRALWPFVSAYSLRAARQLDDAPRIAAEIRSLMRGAALAGSNMENYELVSQAVHVEEGALSGPVVNSERQLWSVAGYLSMVVEGVFGVQDDGRVQPKLPAVLVPELFGTRPRITLEANGKHYVLVRPQNVGDGLLVAGSTTTRGTTTTVELVAAPAVAVFSATTADANARAPATPTAPQATRKGTGWSVPVAADQTLWKDGRAVVASNGQVQISDDGLQHCLSLTRREGALESLHSPMVCVGPQQVLKGAQRWPFTSAKAGQVRLRLQYRNPNGPINTGVTAAVKQLVLQCPGQPLQRHTVTLPHSVAVQDSTSATFTVPKGQCTVALEEGFNMSALEHFAHYTGGKGGREGVLNQAQVQALTVAPVAMEEGAR is encoded by the coding sequence ATGCTGAAGATCATTTGCCTGACCGCTGCCCTGGGGGCAGCGCTGGGATCGACCGCGCAGGCGGCCGACCTGCAATTCGACGGCCGCCATGCGCGCGCCGAAGCCGCTGCCAAGGGCAGCTTCGTGCTGCATGCGCCGAAGGGTGAGGTGCGCATTGCGCCGATGCCGATGCGCAGCCAGACCGGCAGCGTGTTGTTCGACGCGCTGTTCGCGCTGGCTCAGCAGGAGATGGACCAGGACCGTGTGGACGCGATTCGCGATCCGGCGTTCGACGAAGGCCGGCCGGTGCCGTGCGAGTGCTTCCAGACCGGCGCGCGCTGGCCCTATGTGTGGACCCGCGATGTCAGCTTCGCCGCCGATCTGGCGCTGGCGCGGCTGGACCCGCGACGCACCCGGCAGTCGCTGCAGTTCAAGCTGTCGGTGGCGCGCGACGGGCACACGCCCGGCCTGTTCGTGGCGCAGGACACCGGTTCCGGTGGCAGCTGGCCGATCAGCAGCGATCGCGTGGTGTGGTTCCTTGCGGCACGTCATCTGCTGGAGGATCGCGCGTTTGCCGACCAGGTCTGGCAGGCGCTGCAGGGCACGCTGGCGCAGGACCGCGCGATGGTGTTCGACGCGCAGGTGGGCCTGTACCGTGGCGAGACCTCCTTCCTGGACTGGCGCGAGCAGACCTATCCGGACTGGACCCGCGAGGACGTGCGCTTCATCGGTGATTCCTACGCACTGTCCACCAACGTGCTGCACTACCAGGCACTGCGCCTGGCCGAACGCCTGGCCGGCCAGCACGGCGACGCCCGCGCGGCCGACTACAAGGCGTGGGCCGATGCGTTGGCGCAGCAGATCGATGCGCGCTTCTGGCGCGAGGATATCGGCCAGTACATGAGCTACATCGGCGAAGCCGCGCACCCGGTGCCGTACGCCAAGGTCGATCTGCTTGGCCTGTCGCTGGGCATCCTCGCCGGGGTGCTGCCGCCCGAGCGCGCGCGCCGTGCACTGGCTGCTTACCCGATGGGGCCAGCCGGCAGCCCCGTGGTCTGGCCGCAGGAAGCGCAGCAGCCGATCTACCACAACCGTGCGCTCTGGCCGTTTGTCAGCGCCTACTCGCTGCGTGCGGCGCGGCAGCTGGACGATGCGCCGCGCATCGCCGCCGAGATCCGTTCGCTGATGCGGGGCGCCGCGCTGGCCGGTTCCAACATGGAGAACTACGAGCTGGTCAGCCAGGCCGTGCATGTCGAGGAAGGCGCGCTGAGCGGCCCGGTGGTCAACTCCGAACGCCAGCTGTGGTCGGTGGCCGGGTATCTGTCGATGGTGGTCGAAGGCGTGTTCGGCGTGCAGGACGATGGCCGCGTGCAGCCCAAGCTGCCGGCGGTGCTGGTGCCAGAACTGTTCGGCACGCGCCCCCGCATCACGCTGGAAGCCAACGGCAAGCACTATGTGCTGGTGCGCCCGCAGAACGTGGGCGATGGCCTGCTGGTGGCCGGCAGCACCACCACGCGTGGCACGACCACCACTGTGGAGCTGGTCGCCGCCCCGGCAGTAGCCGTTTTTTCTGCCACGACTGCGGATGCCAACGCGCGTGCGCCAGCCACACCGACTGCGCCGCAGGCCACTCGCAAAGGCACTGGCTGGAGCGTGCCGGTTGCGGCTGACCAGACGCTATGGAAGGACGGCAGGGCCGTCGTCGCCAGCAATGGCCAGGTGCAGATCAGCGACGATGGGCTGCAGCATTGCCTCAGCCTGACCCGACGCGAAGGCGCGTTGGAATCGCTGCACAGCCCAATGGTCTGCGTCGGTCCGCAGCAGGTGCTGAAGGGTGCGCAGCGCTGGCCGTTCACCTCGGCCAAGGCCGGGCAGGTTCGCCTGCGCCTGCAATATCGAAACCCGAACGGGCCGATCAACACCGGCGTCACGGCTGCGGTCAAGCAGCTGGTGCTGCAGTGCCCGGGGCAGCCGTTGCAGCGGCACACGGTCACGCTGCCGCACAGCGTGGCCGTGCAGGACTCGACCTCGGCAACATTCACGGTGCCAAAGGGGCAGTGCACGGTCGCGCTTGAAGAGGGCTTCAACATGAGCGCGCTTGAACATTTCGCGCACTACACCGGGGGCAAGGGCGGCCGCGAAGGCGTGCTCAACCAGGCCCAGGTGCAGGCGCTGACGGTGGCGCCGGTGGCGATGGAAGAGGGTGCACGATGA